A single window of Streptomyces griseoviridis DNA harbors:
- a CDS encoding response regulator, with amino-acid sequence MTIRVLLADDQALLRSAFRVLVDSESDMEVVGEAADGAEAVRLAREQRADVVLMDIRMPGTDGLAATRMISADASLAHVRVVILTTFEVDDYVVRSLRAGASGFLGKGSEPEELLAAIRIAAGGEALLSPAATKGLIARFLAQGDPSDDGRDPARARRLDALTVREREVLVQVAGGHSNDEIAERLAVSPLTVKTHVNRAMAKLGARDRAQLVVIAYESGLVRPRVE; translated from the coding sequence ATGACCATCCGTGTCCTGCTCGCCGACGACCAGGCCCTGTTGCGCAGCGCCTTCCGGGTGCTGGTCGACTCCGAGTCCGACATGGAGGTCGTCGGAGAGGCCGCCGACGGCGCCGAGGCGGTACGGCTGGCCAGGGAGCAGCGCGCCGACGTCGTCCTGATGGACATCAGGATGCCCGGCACCGACGGTCTCGCCGCCACCCGCATGATCAGCGCCGACGCCTCCCTCGCCCATGTCAGGGTGGTGATCCTGACGACGTTCGAGGTCGACGACTACGTGGTGCGGTCGCTGCGCGCGGGCGCCTCCGGGTTCCTCGGCAAGGGCAGCGAACCGGAGGAGCTGCTCGCGGCCATCAGGATCGCGGCGGGCGGCGAGGCCCTGCTGTCGCCGGCCGCGACCAAGGGCCTGATCGCCCGCTTCCTCGCGCAGGGCGACCCGTCCGACGACGGCCGCGACCCGGCCCGCGCCCGGCGGCTCGACGCGTTGACGGTGCGCGAGCGCGAGGTGCTGGTGCAGGTGGCGGGCGGGCACTCGAACGACGAGATCGCGGAGCGGCTCGCGGTGAGTCCGCTGACGGTCAAGACGCATGTCAACCGGGCCATGGCCAAGCTGGGCGCCCGCGACCGGGCCCAGCTGGTCGTCATCGCCTACGAGTCGGGGTTGGTCCGCCCGAGGGTGGAGTGA
- a CDS encoding sensor histidine kinase — protein MSRTLSRARCHVVAHPLALDAVLAVGVLVCMVGATFVDAHNQDLHGGSTVTWAVRTPNPLALVLIVLGAAALVFRRRAPRTVLALTGTVALIESVVGDPRAPVAMSAVIALYTVAATTDRVTTVRLGLLTMTVLTGASMLAGPLPWYAQENLAIFAWTGIGATAGDAVRSRRAVVQAIRERAERAERTREEEALRRVAEERLRIARDLHDVVAHHIALVNVQAGVAAHVMDKRPDQAKEALAHVREAGRSALSELRATVGLLRQSGDPEAPTEPAPGLDRLDELVGTFRSAGLRVETARADQDTTLPAAVDLAAYRVIQEALTNVQKHAGSGATAEVSVVRVGPDIEVTVLDDGSGDRVVPDSGGHGLLGMRERVTALRGTLTTGPRYGGGYRVHAILPVTTRTAARGEPV, from the coding sequence GTGAGTCGCACCCTGTCCCGAGCCCGCTGTCACGTCGTCGCGCACCCTCTGGCGCTCGACGCGGTCCTGGCGGTCGGGGTGCTCGTCTGCATGGTCGGGGCCACCTTCGTCGACGCCCACAATCAGGACCTGCACGGCGGCTCCACCGTCACCTGGGCCGTCCGCACGCCCAACCCGCTCGCCCTGGTCCTCATCGTGCTCGGCGCCGCCGCCCTCGTCTTCCGCCGCCGCGCCCCCCGCACGGTCCTCGCCCTCACCGGGACCGTCGCGCTGATCGAGAGCGTCGTCGGCGATCCCCGCGCCCCGGTCGCGATGTCCGCGGTGATCGCCCTCTACACGGTCGCCGCCACCACCGACCGGGTCACCACCGTGCGCCTCGGACTGCTCACCATGACCGTGCTGACCGGCGCCTCGATGCTCGCGGGACCGCTGCCCTGGTACGCCCAGGAGAACCTGGCGATCTTCGCCTGGACCGGCATCGGCGCCACCGCGGGCGACGCCGTCCGCAGCCGTCGCGCCGTCGTGCAGGCCATCAGGGAACGCGCCGAGCGCGCCGAACGGACCCGTGAGGAGGAGGCGCTGCGCCGGGTCGCGGAGGAGCGCCTGCGCATCGCCCGCGACCTGCACGACGTCGTCGCCCACCACATCGCGCTGGTCAACGTCCAGGCCGGGGTCGCTGCGCACGTCATGGACAAGCGCCCCGACCAGGCCAAGGAGGCCCTCGCGCACGTCCGGGAGGCCGGCCGCTCCGCGCTCAGCGAGCTGCGCGCCACCGTCGGCCTGCTGCGGCAGTCGGGCGACCCCGAGGCGCCCACCGAACCGGCGCCGGGGCTCGACCGCCTCGACGAACTCGTCGGCACCTTCCGCAGCGCCGGCCTGCGGGTGGAGACGGCCCGCGCCGACCAGGACACCACCCTGCCCGCCGCCGTCGACCTGGCCGCCTACCGGGTCATCCAGGAAGCCCTCACCAACGTGCAGAAACACGCGGGCAGCGGGGCCACGGCGGAGGTCAGCGTCGTCAGGGTGGGGCCGGACATCGAGGTCACCGTCCTCGACGACGGCTCGGGCGACCGCGTCGTCCCCGACTCCGGCGGCCACGGGCTGCTCGGCATGCGCGAGCGGGTCACCGCCCTGCGCGGCACCCTCACCACCGGTCCCCGCTACGGAGGCGGCTACCGCGTCCATGCGATCCTGCCGGTCACCACCCGCACGGCCGCCAGGGGAGAGCCCGTATGA
- the pspAA gene encoding PspA-associated protein PspAA has translation MIVRIMGEGQVRLAGSHLTELNRLDDELLAEVESGDDSAFRRTLQALLDKVRDLGTPVPDDSLAPSDLILPSPDATLDEVREMLGDDGLIPG, from the coding sequence TGGGGGAGGGACAGGTGAGGCTGGCGGGGAGCCACCTCACCGAGCTGAACCGGCTCGACGACGAGCTGCTCGCGGAGGTGGAGTCGGGCGACGACTCCGCCTTCCGGCGCACCCTCCAGGCGCTCCTCGACAAGGTCAGGGACCTGGGCACCCCGGTCCCCGACGACTCCCTCGCCCCCTCCGACCTCATCCTCCCGTCCCCGGACGCCACCCTGGACGAGGTCAGGGAGATGCTCGGCGACGACGGCCTGATCCCGGGCTAG